From Rhodococcus antarcticus, the proteins below share one genomic window:
- a CDS encoding YeiH family protein, producing the protein MSRTDTGQTRSQSWRRLVPGVALALVLAALATPLGLLLPVIGAPVFAIVLGLLLGPLALRVGGRDRLEPGTGFAKGFLLQLAVVVLGSGLSLLTVARVGFSSLPVMLGTLAICLVVAWFVGRRLGIDDDLTTLIGVGTAICGASAIAAVSPVMKARSNDVAYAVSTIFLFNVAAVLAFPPLGHLLGLDQQAFGLFAGTAVNDTSSVVAAASVYGQEAANTAVVVKLTRTLMIIPIVLVLAAVVRRRDTSSPSTRSANPLRLVPWFLVGFLVAAGLNTLGVIPGAAQPALAHVGLFLITTALAAIGVSTDVPALRRTGARPLVLGLVLWLTVAASSLVIQGVTG; encoded by the coding sequence GTGAGCCGCACGGACACCGGCCAGACCCGGTCGCAGTCGTGGCGCCGGCTCGTCCCGGGTGTCGCGCTCGCCCTGGTGCTGGCGGCGCTGGCCACCCCGCTGGGGCTGCTGCTGCCGGTGATCGGCGCACCGGTCTTCGCCATCGTGCTGGGCCTCCTCCTCGGGCCCCTCGCGCTGCGCGTCGGTGGGCGCGACCGGCTCGAGCCCGGGACCGGGTTCGCCAAGGGGTTCCTGCTGCAGCTGGCGGTGGTGGTGCTGGGATCGGGACTGTCCCTGCTCACCGTCGCCCGGGTCGGCTTCAGCTCGCTCCCGGTCATGCTGGGGACCCTCGCGATCTGCCTGGTGGTGGCCTGGTTCGTCGGGCGCCGGCTCGGCATCGACGACGACCTGACGACGCTCATCGGCGTGGGCACGGCCATCTGCGGAGCCTCAGCCATCGCCGCGGTCAGCCCGGTGATGAAGGCCCGGAGCAACGACGTGGCGTACGCGGTGAGCACGATCTTCCTGTTCAACGTGGCCGCGGTGCTCGCCTTCCCGCCGCTGGGGCACCTGCTCGGGCTCGACCAGCAGGCGTTCGGCCTGTTCGCCGGCACCGCGGTCAACGACACGTCCTCGGTGGTGGCCGCGGCGTCGGTGTACGGGCAGGAGGCGGCGAACACCGCCGTCGTGGTCAAGCTGACCCGGACGCTGATGATCATCCCGATCGTGCTCGTCCTCGCCGCCGTGGTCCGCAGGCGGGACACCTCGTCGCCCTCGACCCGCTCGGCCAACCCCCTCCGCCTCGTGCCCTGGTTCCTGGTCGGCTTCCTCGTCGCGGCCGGGCTCAACACCCTCGGCGTGATCCCCGGGGCCGCCCAGCCCGCGCTCGCACACGTCGGGCTGTTCCTCATCACCACGGCCCTGGCGGCCATCGGCGTCTCCACCGACGTGCCCGCCCTGCGCAGGACGGGCGCCCGACCCCTCGTCCTCGGCCTCGTGCTGTGGCTCACCGTCGCCGCGAGCAGCCTCGTGATCCAGGGTGTGACCGGGTGA